Proteins co-encoded in one Gossypium arboreum isolate Shixiya-1 chromosome 11, ASM2569848v2, whole genome shotgun sequence genomic window:
- the LOC108489871 gene encoding WD40 repeat-containing protein HOS15-like isoform X5 produces the protein MTSITSVELNYLVFRYLQESGFTHSAFTLGYEAGINKCTIDGNLIPPGALITFVQKGLQYLEMEANMSNNDVEMDEDFSFLQPLDIITKDVNQLRQMIKEKRKNIQKDKDKDKEKNKDKDKNKDREVDREHEAERGRVREKERHEKEEREKEREKAESNKEPEKQPEELADGDMVMDQEDKDAIGHEENGTSIVGQEPMDIATTSTQASQEACEIPGSDVTILEGHTSEVCACAWSPTGSLLASGSGDSTARIWTIADGLCKSGAQNSPLNVLVLKHVKGRTNEKSKDVTTLDWNGEGSLLATGSYDGQARIWTTNGELRSTLSKHKGPIFSLKWNKKGDYLLTGSFDKTAIVWDVKAEEWKQQFEFHTGPTLDVDWCNNVSFATSSTDHMIYVCKIGEIHPIKTFAGHQGEVNCVKWDPTGSLLASCSDDITAKIWCMKQDKYVHDLREHSKACGYDPIRTPNS, from the exons ATGACCTCCATCACCTCCGTCGAATTGAATTACCTTGTATTCCGTTACCTTCAAGAGTCAG GCTTTACGCATTCTGCATTTACTTTAGGATATGAAGCAGGCATTAATAAGTGTACTATTGATGGGAATTTGATTCCCCCTGGGGCTCTTATTACATTTGTTCAAAAAGGACTTCAGTACTTGGAGATGGAAGCCAACATGAGTAAT AATGATGTAGAAATGGATGAAGATTTCTCATTCTTGCAACCTTTGGATATAATAACGAAAGATGTAAATCAATTGCGGCAAAtgataaaagagaaaagaaagaatatCCAAAAGGATAAAGACAAAGacaaagaaaaaaacaaagataaagataaaaataaagataGAGAGGTTGATCGGGAGCATGAAGCAGAGCGTGGACGAGTAAGAGAGAAAGAAAGACACGAAAAAGAGGAGCGTGAAAAGGAAAGGGAGAAGGCTGAAAGCAATAAGGAGCCTGAAAAGCAGCCTGAGGAACTTGCTGATGGAGATATGGTTATGGATCAAGAGGACAAGGATGCTATTGGACATGAAGAAAATGGAACTTCTATAG TAGGACAAGAACCTATGGATATTGCTACTACGTCAACCCAAGCATCACAGGAGGCTTGTGAAATTCCTGGCTCTGATGTTACAATTTTGGAAGGGCACACTTCTGAG GTTTGTGCGTGTGCATGGAGTCCAACTGGTTCACTTCTTGCTTCAGG GTCTGGAGATTCAACGGCTCGTATTTGGACAATAGCTGATGGGCTTTGCAAATCTGGTGCACAAAACAGTCCATTAAATGTTCTAGTGCTGAAGCATGTAAAAGGAAGAACCAATGAGAAGAGCAAAGATGTGACGACACTTGATTGGAAT GGTGAGGGATCATTGCTTGCTACAGGTTCATATGATGGCCAGGCTAGAATTTGGACTACAAATG GGGAACTAAGGTCTACTTTGAGTAAACACAAAGGGCCTATATTTTCTCTGAAGTGGAACAAGAAGGGTGATTATCTTCTTACGGGGAGTTTTGATAAAACGGCAATTGTGTGGGATGTAAAGGCAGAGGAATGGAAACAGCAGTTTGAGTTTCACACAG GTCCAACCCTTGATGTTGATTGGTGCAACAATGTTTCATTCGCGACAAGCTCCACTGACCATATGATATATGTTTGCAAGATCGGGGAAATCCACCCTATTAAAACCTTTGCCGGGCATCAG GGTGAAGTAAATTGTGTCAAATGGGATCCAACAGGTTCATTATTAGCCTCTTGTTCTGATGATATTACAGCAAAG ATATGGTGTATGAAGCAGGACAAGTATGTTCATGATCTGAGGGAGCATTCTAAG GCATGTGGATATGATCCTATAAGGACTCCCAATTCATGA
- the LOC108489871 gene encoding WD40 repeat-containing protein HOS15-like isoform X3, with protein sequence MTSITSVELNYLVFRYLQESGYEAGINKCTIDGNLIPPGALITFVQKGLQYLEMEANMSNNDVEMDEDFSFLQPLDIITKDVNQLRQMIKEKRKNIQKDKDKDKEKNKDKDKNKDREVDREHEAERGRVREKERHEKEEREKEREKAESNKEPEKQPEELADGDMVMDQEDKDAIGHEENGTSIVGQEPMDIATTSTQASQEACEIPGSDVTILEGHTSEVCACAWSPTGSLLASGSGDSTARIWTIADGLCKSGAQNSPLNVLVLKHVKGRTNEKSKDVTTLDWNGEGSLLATGSYDGQARIWTTNGELRSTLSKHKGPIFSLKWNKKGDYLLTGSFDKTAIVWDVKAEEWKQQFEFHTGPTLDVDWCNNVSFATSSTDHMIYVCKIGEIHPIKTFAGHQGEVNCVKWDPTGSLLASCSDDITAKIWCMKQDKYVHDLREHSKEIYAIRWSPTGPGTNNPNQQLILASASFDSTVKLWDVELGKLLYSLNGHKDPVYSVAFSPNGEYLASGSLDKSMHIWSLKDGKIVKTYTGNGGIFEVCWNKEGDKLAACFANNTLCVLDFRM encoded by the exons ATGACCTCCATCACCTCCGTCGAATTGAATTACCTTGTATTCCGTTACCTTCAAGAGTCAG GATATGAAGCAGGCATTAATAAGTGTACTATTGATGGGAATTTGATTCCCCCTGGGGCTCTTATTACATTTGTTCAAAAAGGACTTCAGTACTTGGAGATGGAAGCCAACATGAGTAAT AATGATGTAGAAATGGATGAAGATTTCTCATTCTTGCAACCTTTGGATATAATAACGAAAGATGTAAATCAATTGCGGCAAAtgataaaagagaaaagaaagaatatCCAAAAGGATAAAGACAAAGacaaagaaaaaaacaaagataaagataaaaataaagataGAGAGGTTGATCGGGAGCATGAAGCAGAGCGTGGACGAGTAAGAGAGAAAGAAAGACACGAAAAAGAGGAGCGTGAAAAGGAAAGGGAGAAGGCTGAAAGCAATAAGGAGCCTGAAAAGCAGCCTGAGGAACTTGCTGATGGAGATATGGTTATGGATCAAGAGGACAAGGATGCTATTGGACATGAAGAAAATGGAACTTCTATAG TAGGACAAGAACCTATGGATATTGCTACTACGTCAACCCAAGCATCACAGGAGGCTTGTGAAATTCCTGGCTCTGATGTTACAATTTTGGAAGGGCACACTTCTGAG GTTTGTGCGTGTGCATGGAGTCCAACTGGTTCACTTCTTGCTTCAGG GTCTGGAGATTCAACGGCTCGTATTTGGACAATAGCTGATGGGCTTTGCAAATCTGGTGCACAAAACAGTCCATTAAATGTTCTAGTGCTGAAGCATGTAAAAGGAAGAACCAATGAGAAGAGCAAAGATGTGACGACACTTGATTGGAAT GGTGAGGGATCATTGCTTGCTACAGGTTCATATGATGGCCAGGCTAGAATTTGGACTACAAATG GGGAACTAAGGTCTACTTTGAGTAAACACAAAGGGCCTATATTTTCTCTGAAGTGGAACAAGAAGGGTGATTATCTTCTTACGGGGAGTTTTGATAAAACGGCAATTGTGTGGGATGTAAAGGCAGAGGAATGGAAACAGCAGTTTGAGTTTCACACAG GTCCAACCCTTGATGTTGATTGGTGCAACAATGTTTCATTCGCGACAAGCTCCACTGACCATATGATATATGTTTGCAAGATCGGGGAAATCCACCCTATTAAAACCTTTGCCGGGCATCAG GGTGAAGTAAATTGTGTCAAATGGGATCCAACAGGTTCATTATTAGCCTCTTGTTCTGATGATATTACAGCAAAG ATATGGTGTATGAAGCAGGACAAGTATGTTCATGATCTGAGGGAGCATTCTAAG GAGATATATGCCATCAGATGGAGTCCTACTGGGCCCGGGACAAACAATCCTAACCAACAGTTAATTCTTGCAAG TGCATCATTTGACTCCACTGTGAAGCTGTGGGATGTGGAACTTGGGAAACTTCTCTACAGCTTGAATGGACACAA GGATCCTGTATACTCTGTTGCATTTAGCCCTAATGGAGAGTATCTGGCCAGTGGATCTCTTGATAAATCCATGCATATTTGGTCCTTAAAAGATGGGAAGATTGTAAAGACGTATACTGGCAATGGGGGTATATTTGAAGTGTGTTGGAACAAGGAAGGTGACAAGCTTGCTGCTTGTTTCGCAAACAATACACTATGCGTCTTAGACTTCAGAATGTAA
- the LOC108489871 gene encoding WD40 repeat-containing protein HOS15-like isoform X4, which translates to MTSITSVELNYLVFRYLQESGYEAGINKCTIDGNLIPPGALITFVQKGLQYLEMEANMSNNDVEMDEDFSFLQPLDIITKDVNQLRQMIKEKRKNIQKDKDKDKEKNKDKDKNKDREVDREHEAERGRVREKERHEKEEREKEREKAESNKEPEKQPEELADGDMVMDQEDKDAIGHEENGTSIGQEPMDIATTSTQASQEACEIPGSDVTILEGHTSEVCACAWSPTGSLLASGSGDSTARIWTIADGLCKSGAQNSPLNVLVLKHVKGRTNEKSKDVTTLDWNGEGSLLATGSYDGQARIWTTNGELRSTLSKHKGPIFSLKWNKKGDYLLTGSFDKTAIVWDVKAEEWKQQFEFHTGPTLDVDWCNNVSFATSSTDHMIYVCKIGEIHPIKTFAGHQGEVNCVKWDPTGSLLASCSDDITAKIWCMKQDKYVHDLREHSKEIYAIRWSPTGPGTNNPNQQLILASASFDSTVKLWDVELGKLLYSLNGHKDPVYSVAFSPNGEYLASGSLDKSMHIWSLKDGKIVKTYTGNGGIFEVCWNKEGDKLAACFANNTLCVLDFRM; encoded by the exons ATGACCTCCATCACCTCCGTCGAATTGAATTACCTTGTATTCCGTTACCTTCAAGAGTCAG GATATGAAGCAGGCATTAATAAGTGTACTATTGATGGGAATTTGATTCCCCCTGGGGCTCTTATTACATTTGTTCAAAAAGGACTTCAGTACTTGGAGATGGAAGCCAACATGAGTAAT AATGATGTAGAAATGGATGAAGATTTCTCATTCTTGCAACCTTTGGATATAATAACGAAAGATGTAAATCAATTGCGGCAAAtgataaaagagaaaagaaagaatatCCAAAAGGATAAAGACAAAGacaaagaaaaaaacaaagataaagataaaaataaagataGAGAGGTTGATCGGGAGCATGAAGCAGAGCGTGGACGAGTAAGAGAGAAAGAAAGACACGAAAAAGAGGAGCGTGAAAAGGAAAGGGAGAAGGCTGAAAGCAATAAGGAGCCTGAAAAGCAGCCTGAGGAACTTGCTGATGGAGATATGGTTATGGATCAAGAGGACAAGGATGCTATTGGACATGAAGAAAATGGAACTTCTATAG GACAAGAACCTATGGATATTGCTACTACGTCAACCCAAGCATCACAGGAGGCTTGTGAAATTCCTGGCTCTGATGTTACAATTTTGGAAGGGCACACTTCTGAG GTTTGTGCGTGTGCATGGAGTCCAACTGGTTCACTTCTTGCTTCAGG GTCTGGAGATTCAACGGCTCGTATTTGGACAATAGCTGATGGGCTTTGCAAATCTGGTGCACAAAACAGTCCATTAAATGTTCTAGTGCTGAAGCATGTAAAAGGAAGAACCAATGAGAAGAGCAAAGATGTGACGACACTTGATTGGAAT GGTGAGGGATCATTGCTTGCTACAGGTTCATATGATGGCCAGGCTAGAATTTGGACTACAAATG GGGAACTAAGGTCTACTTTGAGTAAACACAAAGGGCCTATATTTTCTCTGAAGTGGAACAAGAAGGGTGATTATCTTCTTACGGGGAGTTTTGATAAAACGGCAATTGTGTGGGATGTAAAGGCAGAGGAATGGAAACAGCAGTTTGAGTTTCACACAG GTCCAACCCTTGATGTTGATTGGTGCAACAATGTTTCATTCGCGACAAGCTCCACTGACCATATGATATATGTTTGCAAGATCGGGGAAATCCACCCTATTAAAACCTTTGCCGGGCATCAG GGTGAAGTAAATTGTGTCAAATGGGATCCAACAGGTTCATTATTAGCCTCTTGTTCTGATGATATTACAGCAAAG ATATGGTGTATGAAGCAGGACAAGTATGTTCATGATCTGAGGGAGCATTCTAAG GAGATATATGCCATCAGATGGAGTCCTACTGGGCCCGGGACAAACAATCCTAACCAACAGTTAATTCTTGCAAG TGCATCATTTGACTCCACTGTGAAGCTGTGGGATGTGGAACTTGGGAAACTTCTCTACAGCTTGAATGGACACAA GGATCCTGTATACTCTGTTGCATTTAGCCCTAATGGAGAGTATCTGGCCAGTGGATCTCTTGATAAATCCATGCATATTTGGTCCTTAAAAGATGGGAAGATTGTAAAGACGTATACTGGCAATGGGGGTATATTTGAAGTGTGTTGGAACAAGGAAGGTGACAAGCTTGCTGCTTGTTTCGCAAACAATACACTATGCGTCTTAGACTTCAGAATGTAA
- the LOC108489871 gene encoding WD40 repeat-containing protein HOS15-like isoform X1, translated as MTSITSVELNYLVFRYLQESGFTHSAFTLGYEAGINKCTIDGNLIPPGALITFVQKGLQYLEMEANMSNNDVEMDEDFSFLQPLDIITKDVNQLRQMIKEKRKNIQKDKDKDKEKNKDKDKNKDREVDREHEAERGRVREKERHEKEEREKEREKAESNKEPEKQPEELADGDMVMDQEDKDAIGHEENGTSIVGQEPMDIATTSTQASQEACEIPGSDVTILEGHTSEVCACAWSPTGSLLASGSGDSTARIWTIADGLCKSGAQNSPLNVLVLKHVKGRTNEKSKDVTTLDWNGEGSLLATGSYDGQARIWTTNGELRSTLSKHKGPIFSLKWNKKGDYLLTGSFDKTAIVWDVKAEEWKQQFEFHTGPTLDVDWCNNVSFATSSTDHMIYVCKIGEIHPIKTFAGHQGEVNCVKWDPTGSLLASCSDDITAKIWCMKQDKYVHDLREHSKEIYAIRWSPTGPGTNNPNQQLILASASFDSTVKLWDVELGKLLYSLNGHKDPVYSVAFSPNGEYLASGSLDKSMHIWSLKDGKIVKTYTGNGGIFEVCWNKEGDKLAACFANNTLCVLDFRM; from the exons ATGACCTCCATCACCTCCGTCGAATTGAATTACCTTGTATTCCGTTACCTTCAAGAGTCAG GCTTTACGCATTCTGCATTTACTTTAGGATATGAAGCAGGCATTAATAAGTGTACTATTGATGGGAATTTGATTCCCCCTGGGGCTCTTATTACATTTGTTCAAAAAGGACTTCAGTACTTGGAGATGGAAGCCAACATGAGTAAT AATGATGTAGAAATGGATGAAGATTTCTCATTCTTGCAACCTTTGGATATAATAACGAAAGATGTAAATCAATTGCGGCAAAtgataaaagagaaaagaaagaatatCCAAAAGGATAAAGACAAAGacaaagaaaaaaacaaagataaagataaaaataaagataGAGAGGTTGATCGGGAGCATGAAGCAGAGCGTGGACGAGTAAGAGAGAAAGAAAGACACGAAAAAGAGGAGCGTGAAAAGGAAAGGGAGAAGGCTGAAAGCAATAAGGAGCCTGAAAAGCAGCCTGAGGAACTTGCTGATGGAGATATGGTTATGGATCAAGAGGACAAGGATGCTATTGGACATGAAGAAAATGGAACTTCTATAG TAGGACAAGAACCTATGGATATTGCTACTACGTCAACCCAAGCATCACAGGAGGCTTGTGAAATTCCTGGCTCTGATGTTACAATTTTGGAAGGGCACACTTCTGAG GTTTGTGCGTGTGCATGGAGTCCAACTGGTTCACTTCTTGCTTCAGG GTCTGGAGATTCAACGGCTCGTATTTGGACAATAGCTGATGGGCTTTGCAAATCTGGTGCACAAAACAGTCCATTAAATGTTCTAGTGCTGAAGCATGTAAAAGGAAGAACCAATGAGAAGAGCAAAGATGTGACGACACTTGATTGGAAT GGTGAGGGATCATTGCTTGCTACAGGTTCATATGATGGCCAGGCTAGAATTTGGACTACAAATG GGGAACTAAGGTCTACTTTGAGTAAACACAAAGGGCCTATATTTTCTCTGAAGTGGAACAAGAAGGGTGATTATCTTCTTACGGGGAGTTTTGATAAAACGGCAATTGTGTGGGATGTAAAGGCAGAGGAATGGAAACAGCAGTTTGAGTTTCACACAG GTCCAACCCTTGATGTTGATTGGTGCAACAATGTTTCATTCGCGACAAGCTCCACTGACCATATGATATATGTTTGCAAGATCGGGGAAATCCACCCTATTAAAACCTTTGCCGGGCATCAG GGTGAAGTAAATTGTGTCAAATGGGATCCAACAGGTTCATTATTAGCCTCTTGTTCTGATGATATTACAGCAAAG ATATGGTGTATGAAGCAGGACAAGTATGTTCATGATCTGAGGGAGCATTCTAAG GAGATATATGCCATCAGATGGAGTCCTACTGGGCCCGGGACAAACAATCCTAACCAACAGTTAATTCTTGCAAG TGCATCATTTGACTCCACTGTGAAGCTGTGGGATGTGGAACTTGGGAAACTTCTCTACAGCTTGAATGGACACAA GGATCCTGTATACTCTGTTGCATTTAGCCCTAATGGAGAGTATCTGGCCAGTGGATCTCTTGATAAATCCATGCATATTTGGTCCTTAAAAGATGGGAAGATTGTAAAGACGTATACTGGCAATGGGGGTATATTTGAAGTGTGTTGGAACAAGGAAGGTGACAAGCTTGCTGCTTGTTTCGCAAACAATACACTATGCGTCTTAGACTTCAGAATGTAA
- the LOC108489871 gene encoding WD40 repeat-containing protein HOS15-like isoform X2 — protein MTSITSVELNYLVFRYLQESGFTHSAFTLGYEAGINKCTIDGNLIPPGALITFVQKGLQYLEMEANMSNNDVEMDEDFSFLQPLDIITKDVNQLRQMIKEKRKNIQKDKDKDKEKNKDKDKNKDREVDREHEAERGRVREKERHEKEEREKEREKAESNKEPEKQPEELADGDMVMDQEDKDAIGHEENGTSIGQEPMDIATTSTQASQEACEIPGSDVTILEGHTSEVCACAWSPTGSLLASGSGDSTARIWTIADGLCKSGAQNSPLNVLVLKHVKGRTNEKSKDVTTLDWNGEGSLLATGSYDGQARIWTTNGELRSTLSKHKGPIFSLKWNKKGDYLLTGSFDKTAIVWDVKAEEWKQQFEFHTGPTLDVDWCNNVSFATSSTDHMIYVCKIGEIHPIKTFAGHQGEVNCVKWDPTGSLLASCSDDITAKIWCMKQDKYVHDLREHSKEIYAIRWSPTGPGTNNPNQQLILASASFDSTVKLWDVELGKLLYSLNGHKDPVYSVAFSPNGEYLASGSLDKSMHIWSLKDGKIVKTYTGNGGIFEVCWNKEGDKLAACFANNTLCVLDFRM, from the exons ATGACCTCCATCACCTCCGTCGAATTGAATTACCTTGTATTCCGTTACCTTCAAGAGTCAG GCTTTACGCATTCTGCATTTACTTTAGGATATGAAGCAGGCATTAATAAGTGTACTATTGATGGGAATTTGATTCCCCCTGGGGCTCTTATTACATTTGTTCAAAAAGGACTTCAGTACTTGGAGATGGAAGCCAACATGAGTAAT AATGATGTAGAAATGGATGAAGATTTCTCATTCTTGCAACCTTTGGATATAATAACGAAAGATGTAAATCAATTGCGGCAAAtgataaaagagaaaagaaagaatatCCAAAAGGATAAAGACAAAGacaaagaaaaaaacaaagataaagataaaaataaagataGAGAGGTTGATCGGGAGCATGAAGCAGAGCGTGGACGAGTAAGAGAGAAAGAAAGACACGAAAAAGAGGAGCGTGAAAAGGAAAGGGAGAAGGCTGAAAGCAATAAGGAGCCTGAAAAGCAGCCTGAGGAACTTGCTGATGGAGATATGGTTATGGATCAAGAGGACAAGGATGCTATTGGACATGAAGAAAATGGAACTTCTATAG GACAAGAACCTATGGATATTGCTACTACGTCAACCCAAGCATCACAGGAGGCTTGTGAAATTCCTGGCTCTGATGTTACAATTTTGGAAGGGCACACTTCTGAG GTTTGTGCGTGTGCATGGAGTCCAACTGGTTCACTTCTTGCTTCAGG GTCTGGAGATTCAACGGCTCGTATTTGGACAATAGCTGATGGGCTTTGCAAATCTGGTGCACAAAACAGTCCATTAAATGTTCTAGTGCTGAAGCATGTAAAAGGAAGAACCAATGAGAAGAGCAAAGATGTGACGACACTTGATTGGAAT GGTGAGGGATCATTGCTTGCTACAGGTTCATATGATGGCCAGGCTAGAATTTGGACTACAAATG GGGAACTAAGGTCTACTTTGAGTAAACACAAAGGGCCTATATTTTCTCTGAAGTGGAACAAGAAGGGTGATTATCTTCTTACGGGGAGTTTTGATAAAACGGCAATTGTGTGGGATGTAAAGGCAGAGGAATGGAAACAGCAGTTTGAGTTTCACACAG GTCCAACCCTTGATGTTGATTGGTGCAACAATGTTTCATTCGCGACAAGCTCCACTGACCATATGATATATGTTTGCAAGATCGGGGAAATCCACCCTATTAAAACCTTTGCCGGGCATCAG GGTGAAGTAAATTGTGTCAAATGGGATCCAACAGGTTCATTATTAGCCTCTTGTTCTGATGATATTACAGCAAAG ATATGGTGTATGAAGCAGGACAAGTATGTTCATGATCTGAGGGAGCATTCTAAG GAGATATATGCCATCAGATGGAGTCCTACTGGGCCCGGGACAAACAATCCTAACCAACAGTTAATTCTTGCAAG TGCATCATTTGACTCCACTGTGAAGCTGTGGGATGTGGAACTTGGGAAACTTCTCTACAGCTTGAATGGACACAA GGATCCTGTATACTCTGTTGCATTTAGCCCTAATGGAGAGTATCTGGCCAGTGGATCTCTTGATAAATCCATGCATATTTGGTCCTTAAAAGATGGGAAGATTGTAAAGACGTATACTGGCAATGGGGGTATATTTGAAGTGTGTTGGAACAAGGAAGGTGACAAGCTTGCTGCTTGTTTCGCAAACAATACACTATGCGTCTTAGACTTCAGAATGTAA